From a region of the Negativicutes bacterium genome:
- a CDS encoding GTP-binding protein — translation MAKKKYERTKTHVNIGTIGHIDHGKTTLTAAITKVLSTVGGATVMNY, via the coding sequence TTGGCCAAAAAGAAATATGAACGTACGAAGACCCATGTAAATATCGGAACGATTGGTCACATTGATCATGGCAAAACAACATTGACGGCAGCCATAACCAAAGTGCTTTCCACCGTAGGTGGTGCAACAGTCATGAATTAT